Genomic window (Chlamydiales bacterium STE3):
TTCCATTTTTTATAAAGGTGGGAGTCAGTTCATTTTTGAATCCTTGATCGCTCTTTTAAATAAATTTTATTGACGCGATTTTGGTCTTGGCGAGGTAGTTAAGAGGATTGGGAGATTAGCTAAAAACTTGAGATACGTGGGACATCCCGGCTTTAAATATCTTGGCCAAAGAGGTTCAAAAAAAACTCCTGTTCTTGCTGTCTTTTATCATTAGACAATGCTTTGGGAGGAAAAACAAAGAGCCTGGTGACTAACTTGATTTTTTCTAGAAGGGACTTCATTTTGGGGGCAATGGGAAGAACATGAATATGAAAGTGGTTAACACTTTGCAGTGCAGGTCCATTCTTTTCGTATTGAAAGTCTTCAATTTCAGGTCCGAACCGTTCTTTAAAAACGCAGTGTATCTTTTTTTCTATAGCATAAAGTTCATTGTGTTCATCCCAGCTTAGTTCATGTCTTGTCACGTGATGTTCAATAGGAACAATGAGTAAATGACCTTCAACCACGGGTTTATAATCTACTAAAACTCTCCAATAGGTTCCCCGATACACTTCTTGGTTATTTAAGATCGCTTCATTACAAAATGGACAAAATTCTTCTCCACAAAGTAAGGTAATCCAACTGAATACTAAAAATAGAAAAAATTTATGGTGCATACTTTAGGATTTTTTTGGCTAAAAGAATATCTTTCTGGATTTGATCTTTTAATAGCTCGACCGTTTCAAATCTTTTTTCGGGGCGGATAAGTTCATGAAAAATGACTTCGGCAAAATGACCGTAATAATCTTTATCTGTATCAAATAGATGCACTTCTAAAAGCGGTTTGTGATCATTGCGAACCGTAGGGGCAAATCCCAGGTTAGCAATCCCCAATTTTTTTTGGTTATCTATGATGGCTGTAACGGCATATACACCAAATCCTGGGTGGCAGAGTGTGCAAATCTCCATGTTGGCAGTGGGAAACCCAATATTTTTTCCTTTTCCATACCCAGTTTTGATGGGAGCATAGATAGAGTAGGGACGACCTAAAAAGGTTTCAGCCTTTTTAAGGTCGTTTTCTTGAACACATTTTCTTATTGCAGAGCTGGAGATAATTTCACCAGATTTCAATGTAACAGGGGGGAGATACTCAACAATAAAATGCATTTTACTCGCTAAGTAGTGAATCCAATCGCGGTCCCCCTGGCGGGCCTTACCTAATTTTGCATCATAACCTAAAATAAGATAGCGAAAGGGTTGTACTTGCATAACACTAGAGAGAAATTCTTCAGCGGACTGATTCGCAAACTTTTCATCAAAATCAAGCATGTAAATTTTTTCAAGATCATTTCTTTTAAGAAGCTCGAGTTTATGCTCTGCTGAAGTGAGCAGGGGCAGGGGATGGTTAGGTGAAAAAATCGTAGAAGGATGATTTTTGAAAGTGATTGCAGCCGGGATCAGGGAATGG
Coding sequences:
- a CDS encoding Riboflavin biosynthesis protein RibF (Product derived from UniProtKB/Swiss-Prot:P44957;Gene name derived from UniProtKB/Swiss-Prot:P44957;EC number derived from UniProtKB/Swiss-Prot:P44957) produces the protein MPVHYSLDPQSQSSQQAVLTVGNFDGVHLGHQAILKQISDLARCHSLIPAAITFKNHPSTIFSPNHPLPLLTSAEHKLELLKRNDLEKIYMLDFDEKFANQSAEEFLSSVMQVQPFRYLILGYDAKLGKARQGDRDWIHYLASKMHFIVEYLPPVTLKSGEIISSSAIRKCVQENDLKKAETFLGRPYSIYAPIKTGYGKGKNIGFPTANMEICTLCHPGFGVYAVTAIIDNQKKLGIANLGFAPTVRNDHKPLLEVHLFDTDKDYYGHFAEVIFHELIRPEKRFETVELLKDQIQKDILLAKKILKYAP